The Chloroflexota bacterium genome window below encodes:
- a CDS encoding tetratricopeptide repeat protein, with product EKTEGVPFFIEEFIKSLKDLKIIEKKDSIYRLRKDIHDVTIPSTIQDVIMARVDSLPDAARSVLQRGSAIEREFSFELIKRVTGISERELLSHLSALKDAELIYERGIYPKSTYIFRHALTREVVYNSILAARKKKLHLDIGDAIEEIYKDSPDEHYEALVAHYIAGENYEKGADYCRLAARKGERAVSFADAIAYGEKRVACLERLPRTGDMEKQIIDTRATLGMYYTSVNYWVEAKEAVEPVVELALKRDYKRGIGRIYNIMGMYECNIEGDFATGLKYLEQALKIGEELNDLVNVVYTRYWLGCGLGLTCEFDRALPHFERGLEINTAANSIWGVATFKSTIAWFNYGFQGKIDLAYQTGQEALKLAEESGDITSKLIAYTSHGYSCYYKGFLDEAEEHLLKAVDYCDSVNLFNWGGLANYGLGEVYFDRGEYAKCQELYRRAISLAESLRLAPSWLIYRRVALARAKVLNNEKDVDLESLYVQADINYTKYWDGIISKHIAEILLNIDDKHMSEAEDWVRKAIETDSNNGTMWELGRAHALYAELLKRKGDLPGAKDKLSKAIEIYGECGADGWLKKAQEDLAQIEKPTRKRSQRSGR from the coding sequence TGGAGAAGACGGAGGGCGTCCCTTTCTTCATCGAGGAGTTCATAAAGTCGCTCAAAGACCTCAAGATAATCGAGAAAAAGGATAGTATCTACCGTCTACGCAAAGATATTCACGATGTAACCATACCCAGCACCATTCAGGATGTCATCATGGCCAGGGTTGACTCTCTGCCCGATGCCGCCAGAAGTGTGCTTCAGAGAGGCTCGGCCATCGAGAGGGAGTTCAGCTTCGAGCTGATAAAAAGGGTAACAGGTATATCAGAGAGGGAATTGTTGTCTCATCTGTCGGCGTTGAAGGATGCCGAGCTTATCTACGAGAGGGGGATATACCCGAAGTCAACCTACATCTTCAGGCATGCGCTGACCCGCGAGGTGGTGTACAACTCGATACTGGCGGCGAGGAAAAAGAAGCTTCACCTGGACATAGGCGATGCCATCGAGGAGATATATAAAGACAGCCCGGATGAGCATTACGAGGCGCTGGTCGCTCATTACATCGCAGGCGAGAACTACGAGAAGGGGGCTGACTATTGCCGGCTGGCGGCAAGGAAAGGTGAGCGTGCAGTCTCATTTGCCGACGCGATTGCCTACGGTGAGAAGAGAGTCGCCTGCCTTGAGAGGCTGCCGCGTACGGGAGACATGGAGAAGCAGATAATCGATACAAGGGCGACACTTGGAATGTATTACACAAGTGTGAACTATTGGGTTGAGGCAAAGGAAGCAGTCGAGCCGGTGGTTGAACTGGCTTTGAAGCGTGACTATAAAAGGGGGATCGGCAGAATATACAACATAATGGGTATGTATGAGTGTAATATTGAGGGTGATTTCGCCACTGGCTTAAAGTATCTGGAACAGGCACTGAAGATCGGCGAGGAGCTGAATGATCTTGTTAATGTAGTCTATACACGATATTGGCTGGGATGTGGTCTAGGATTAACTTGTGAGTTTGACCGTGCCCTTCCTCATTTTGAGAGAGGTTTGGAGATCAATACGGCGGCAAATAGTATCTGGGGAGTGGCAACATTTAAAAGCACTATAGCTTGGTTCAATTATGGTTTTCAAGGAAAGATTGACCTGGCATATCAGACCGGCCAGGAGGCGTTGAAGCTGGCCGAAGAGAGCGGTGATATAACTTCAAAACTAATCGCATACACCAGTCACGGTTACTCTTGTTATTACAAGGGCTTCCTGGATGAAGCCGAGGAGCACCTGCTGAAAGCAGTAGATTACTGCGACAGTGTTAACCTTTTTAACTGGGGTGGTCTTGCAAATTATGGCCTGGGTGAGGTCTATTTTGACAGGGGAGAATATGCGAAATGCCAGGAACTCTATCGTAGGGCAATTTCCTTGGCAGAAAGCCTTAGATTGGCACCCTCCTGGTTGATATACCGTAGAGTAGCTTTGGCCAGGGCTAAGGTGCTGAATAATGAGAAGGACGTTGATTTGGAATCTTTATATGTGCAGGCGGATATAAATTATACAAAATACTGGGATGGCATAATATCAAAACATATCGCAGAGATACTGCTAAATATCGATGATAAGCACATGTCTGAGGCGGAGGATTGGGTCAGGAAAGCCATTGAAACAGATAGCAATAACGGCACGATGTGGGAGTTAGGAAGGGCTCACGCCCTCTATGCCGAGCTGCTCAAAAGAAAGGGCGACCTGCCGGGAGCCAAAGATAAGCTGAGCAAAGCTATAGAAATCTATGGGGAATGCGGCGCTGACGGCTGGCTCAAAAAAGCACAAGAAGACCTGGCGCAGATTGAAAAGCCGACGCGCAAGCGCTCCCAGCGCTCTGGAAGATAA
- a CDS encoding aspartate 1-decarboxylase: protein MRTMLKSKIHRARVTQCNVDYEGSITIDKDLIEAADLLPYEKVDVLNINNGARFHTYVIEGKRGSGEICLNGAAARLVTKGDIVIILSYHVVTDDEAVTATPRLVYINSENRIVDAKGTRDWTKDLLSTL, encoded by the coding sequence ATGAGAACAATGCTCAAAAGCAAAATCCATCGGGCTCGGGTTACACAATGCAACGTCGATTACGAGGGCAGCATCACCATCGACAAGGACTTGATAGAAGCAGCCGACTTGCTCCCCTACGAAAAAGTTGATGTATTGAACATCAACAACGGTGCCAGATTCCATACTTACGTAATTGAAGGGAAAAGAGGTTCGGGAGAAATCTGTCTTAACGGTGCTGCCGCCAGACTCGTGACTAAGGGCGATATTGTTATTATCCTGTCTTACCATGTGGTTACTGATGATGAAGCTGTCACAGCCACTCCGAGACTGGTATATATAAATTCAGAAAATCGAATCGTTGACGCCAAAGGCACAAGAGACTGGACGAAAGATTTGTTATCAACGCTATAA
- a CDS encoding TM2 domain-containing protein, which translates to MVDFKLKKPKEVLKMAIKKEWQRQLTILVISFLAGYFGLDRFYQGQIGLGVLKLITCGGMGVWYLVDAAIAAYRFGKIS; encoded by the coding sequence ATGGTAGACTTCAAATTGAAGAAACCGAAGGAGGTATTGAAGATGGCTATAAAGAAGGAATGGCAACGCCAGTTAACCATCCTGGTAATATCTTTCCTTGCTGGCTATTTTGGTCTGGACCGTTTCTACCAAGGACAAATCGGATTGGGTGTCTTAAAGCTGATAACATGTGGAGGCATGGGAGTTTGGTATCTGGTTGATGCGGCTATCGCTGCATACAGATTTGGTAAGATTAGTTAA
- a CDS encoding P1 family peptidase encodes MYNAITDIQGIKVGHYTDKDAATGCTVILCEAGAVAGADVRGSAPGTRETDLLRPMNLVEKVHAILLSGGSAFGLDAAGGVMRHLEERGIGYETLVAKVPIVPTAIIFDLSIGKPNVRPGIEEGYKACLAATDKEVAEGCVGVGTGATVGKALGIERATKSGLGTASCKISGDIIVAALVVVNAVGDIINHKTGEILAGPRNEVSNGFLSTVELLTGGVYSYRRDPLPTNTTLGVVATNANLNKEQVNKLAQMAQDGIARAINPSHTMHDGDTMFALSLGDKISDITILGSVAAEVVSEAIVRAVQQAETLAGIPAIKDVK; translated from the coding sequence ATGTATAACGCTATAACCGATATTCAGGGAATAAAGGTAGGACATTACACCGATAAGGACGCAGCTACTGGCTGCACCGTGATTCTGTGTGAGGCAGGAGCTGTTGCTGGGGCTGATGTGCGAGGCTCGGCACCAGGAACCAGGGAAACTGATCTGTTGCGACCGATGAATCTGGTGGAAAAAGTTCACGCTATTCTCCTCAGCGGCGGTAGCGCTTTTGGGCTGGATGCTGCCGGTGGCGTGATGCGACATCTCGAGGAACGAGGCATCGGCTATGAAACTCTGGTAGCTAAGGTGCCTATTGTGCCCACAGCCATTATTTTCGATTTGAGCATTGGTAAACCTAACGTCAGGCCGGGAATTGAAGAGGGCTATAAGGCTTGCCTGGCTGCTACTGACAAAGAAGTAGCTGAAGGCTGTGTCGGTGTCGGCACTGGCGCCACAGTAGGCAAAGCTTTAGGTATAGAAAGGGCTACCAAGAGCGGCTTGGGCACAGCCAGCTGCAAAATAAGCGGCGACATAATTGTCGCTGCCCTGGTAGTAGTCAATGCCGTGGGCGATATCATCAATCACAAAACAGGAGAAATCTTAGCTGGCCCTCGTAACGAAGTGAGTAATGGTTTCCTTAGCACCGTCGAACTGTTAACCGGGGGAGTTTATAGTTATAGAAGAGACCCTCTACCCACCAATACCACCTTGGGTGTGGTGGCTACCAACGCTAACTTGAATAAGGAGCAGGTGAATAAACTGGCACAGATGGCACAGGACGGCATAGCCCGGGCTATCAACCCCAGCCATACAATGCATGACGGCGATACCATGTTTGCTTTGTCTTTGGGTGACAAGATAAGCGATATCACCATTCTCGGCTCGGTGGCTGCCGAGGTGGTGTCTGAGGCCATAGTCCGGGCAGTACAGCAAGCAGAAACACTTGCCGGAATACCGGCAATTAAGGACGTGAAATGA
- a CDS encoding integrase, translating into MESYLSTKDIAHLEQAASSVRDKLLIRLLYRLACRISEALALKVEDLDLGTGLATIIHLKSRVRLFCPSCGTRLGRAHCFCPGCGNKVDEATKKELEHRRLRTLPIDAETVRMLTDYIKRGGPVTRDGVKLIFGINRHRAWQIIRDCAERADLSPLLNPETGEVRGVSPHRLRDAFAIRAMKMDDSGDGLRLLQEHLGHASFNTTAKYRKVAGQEHREWYDKLWKRDSEDVTS; encoded by the coding sequence ATGGAAAGTTATTTAAGTACGAAAGATATTGCACATTTAGAGCAAGCAGCATCATCTGTCAGAGACAAGTTGCTCATCAGGTTGTTGTATCGTTTGGCTTGCCGTATCAGTGAGGCTTTGGCATTAAAAGTTGAAGATTTAGATTTAGGCACAGGCTTGGCTACCATCATCCACCTGAAGAGCCGCGTCAGACTTTTCTGCCCTAGCTGTGGAACCAGGCTGGGCAGAGCTCACTGTTTTTGCCCCGGGTGCGGCAATAAGGTAGACGAAGCCACTAAGAAGGAATTGGAGCACAGACGCTTAAGAACTCTGCCCATTGATGCCGAGACAGTGAGGATGCTGACGGACTATATCAAACGGGGTGGCCCTGTGACCAGAGACGGAGTTAAGCTCATCTTCGGTATAAACCGCCATCGTGCTTGGCAGATAATAAGAGACTGTGCTGAGAGGGCAGACTTGTCTCCTCTACTAAATCCTGAGACAGGTGAAGTACGCGGTGTAAGCCCCCACCGGCTCAGAGACGCCTTCGCCATCCGGGCTATGAAAATGGATGACTCTGGAGATGGCCTCAGACTACTTCAGGAACACCTGGGGCATGCCTCGTTCAATACTACGGCTAAATACCGCAAGGTAGCCGGCCAGGAACACCGCGAGTGGTACGACAAGCTCTGGAAGAGGGATTCAGAAGATGTTACCTCTTAG
- the panB gene encoding 3-methyl-2-oxobutanoate hydroxymethyltransferase yields MRVSINEIKEMKSKKEKIVMLTAYDYSTAKLVDEASIPLILVGDSLGMVMLGYESTIPVTMDEMIHHTKAVARGTKQALVIGDMPFMTYHTNTADALRNAARFIQEGGAQAVKLEGGVTVAETVKRIVECGIPVMGHIGLTPQSVHQLGGHKVQGKTPEAAERLLKDARALEQAGAFAVVLELVPAPLSKLITQKIGIPTIGIGAGPDCDGQVQVISDMLGLFSDFVPKHAKQFAQLAGFIKTALADYMAEVKAGKFPTAEHSSTIDESLLEELARA; encoded by the coding sequence ATGCGAGTTAGTATTAACGAAATAAAGGAAATGAAATCAAAGAAAGAAAAGATAGTCATGCTCACCGCTTATGACTATTCCACCGCCAAACTGGTTGATGAGGCCAGCATACCATTGATTTTAGTCGGTGACAGTCTGGGCATGGTCATGCTGGGCTATGAATCAACCATTCCGGTAACAATGGACGAGATGATACACCACACCAAAGCCGTGGCCAGAGGCACCAAGCAAGCTCTGGTCATAGGTGACATGCCGTTTATGACCTATCACACAAATACTGCCGATGCCCTGCGCAACGCAGCACGATTCATTCAAGAGGGAGGAGCACAGGCGGTTAAACTGGAAGGTGGCGTGACTGTTGCCGAGACGGTAAAGCGAATTGTTGAATGCGGCATACCGGTCATGGGACACATCGGGCTAACTCCACAATCTGTACATCAACTGGGAGGGCATAAAGTGCAGGGCAAAACTCCCGAAGCTGCCGAGCGGTTGCTTAAAGATGCTAGAGCACTGGAACAAGCTGGCGCCTTCGCCGTTGTCCTCGAACTTGTGCCAGCACCGCTATCCAAGCTAATTACGCAGAAAATAGGCATTCCCACTATCGGCATCGGTGCCGGTCCTGACTGCGATGGCCAGGTGCAGGTAATCAGCGACATGCTTGGTCTGTTTTCCGACTTTGTGCCCAAGCATGCCAAGCAGTTTGCCCAGTTAGCCGGTTTTATCAAAACTGCCCTCGCTGATTATATGGCTGAAGTCAAAGCAGGTAAATTCCCTACCGCCGAACATAGCTCTACTATCGATGAGAGCCTGCTTGAAGAATTAGCACGCGCCTGA
- a CDS encoding pantoate--beta-alanine ligase, producing the protein MQIAKTIAEMKALRMKSFGSVGFVPTMGYLHEGHLALVKQARAENSIVVASIFVNPTQFGPTEDFKAYPRDTERDLAMLRKERADIVFMPSAEEMYPESFSSWVEVEKITDRLEGSYRPGHFKGVATVVAKLFNIVEPTQAYFGQKDAQQALVIKKMVADLNMNLEVIVAPTVRESDGLAMSSRNIYLNLQERQAATVLFKALTLARNLWEEGERNAETIRQQMTSLISKEPLAKIEYVSIADAQTLEELSKIDGPALASLAVRVGKTRLIDNIVLE; encoded by the coding sequence ATGCAAATAGCCAAAACCATCGCTGAGATGAAAGCCCTGAGGATGAAGAGCTTCGGCTCTGTAGGCTTCGTCCCCACCATGGGCTATCTTCACGAGGGACATCTGGCTTTAGTCAAGCAAGCTCGAGCTGAAAACTCAATCGTCGTAGCCAGCATTTTTGTCAATCCCACCCAATTCGGTCCCACCGAGGACTTCAAAGCTTATCCCCGCGACACAGAGCGCGACTTGGCTATGCTGAGGAAAGAGAGGGCAGACATCGTCTTCATGCCATCGGCTGAAGAGATGTATCCTGAATCGTTCAGCAGCTGGGTGGAGGTGGAAAAAATTACCGACCGACTTGAAGGCAGCTACCGTCCCGGGCATTTCAAGGGGGTGGCTACTGTAGTTGCCAAGCTATTTAATATCGTCGAGCCTACACAAGCCTATTTTGGCCAGAAAGATGCCCAGCAGGCATTAGTTATCAAGAAGATGGTAGCCGACCTCAACATGAATCTGGAAGTAATCGTAGCACCAACTGTTCGGGAGAGCGATGGGCTGGCTATGAGCAGCCGTAACATTTACCTAAACCTGCAAGAGCGACAAGCGGCTACCGTCCTGTTTAAGGCTCTTACCCTGGCTCGAAACCTGTGGGAAGAAGGCGAGAGAAACGCTGAGACTATACGTCAACAGATGACTTCTCTCATCAGCAAAGAGCCACTGGCTAAAATCGAGTATGTCAGCATTGCCGATGCCCAGACTCTGGAAGAACTATCAAAAATAGACGGACCGGCACTAGCTTCGCTGGCAGTTAGAGTCGGTAAGACCAGACTTATAGACAATATAGTGCTGGAATAA
- a CDS encoding recombinase XerD, which yields MVTSSVSYLEQFLRSQRKSTAVEDIGAEEMRTFVTYLQSKRRYSNHPFVRQCQNGLSDDSINCYIRSVRAFWSWLKEETVVCETPFTKVKIPKASRKIIRSFSDAQLQEFLKAIAVDTREGYRDYAMVLMFLDTGIRLSELTTLRLGDICLEERMMRVMGKGNKERMVPFGKGVQRVLWRYINHVRPEPSLIRENFLFLTADGRRLSKNRVEVRMRKYGLKAKILGVRCSPHTFRHTAAISFLRNGGDVFSLQRLLGHSSLEMTRRYCELADVDVQNAHATASPVDNLIHISPSGNGVVTCKKIFTASVRT from the coding sequence ATGGTGACCAGCAGCGTCAGCTACCTGGAGCAGTTTCTACGATCACAGCGAAAATCCACCGCCGTCGAAGATATCGGCGCTGAAGAGATGAGGACCTTTGTGACTTATCTGCAGAGCAAGAGGCGCTATAGCAACCATCCTTTTGTGAGGCAATGCCAGAACGGACTGTCTGATGACAGCATTAATTGCTATATCAGATCCGTTCGTGCTTTCTGGTCCTGGTTAAAAGAGGAAACAGTTGTTTGTGAGACACCGTTCACCAAGGTTAAGATTCCCAAGGCTTCCCGAAAGATAATACGGTCATTTTCGGATGCACAACTCCAAGAGTTTTTAAAAGCCATCGCCGTCGATACCCGAGAAGGGTATCGCGACTATGCTATGGTGCTTATGTTTCTGGATACGGGCATAAGGCTGAGCGAACTGACCACTCTGAGACTAGGCGATATCTGTCTGGAAGAGAGGATGATGAGAGTCATGGGCAAGGGAAACAAGGAGAGGATGGTTCCTTTCGGGAAAGGGGTGCAACGCGTACTCTGGCGTTATATTAACCACGTACGACCGGAACCATCCCTGATCAGGGAGAATTTCTTGTTTCTTACGGCGGATGGCAGACGTTTGAGTAAAAACAGGGTAGAGGTCAGGATGAGGAAGTACGGATTAAAGGCAAAGATATTAGGAGTGAGGTGTTCTCCGCATACCTTTCGTCATACCGCTGCCATTAGTTTCTTAAGGAACGGGGGAGACGTCTTCAGCTTGCAGAGGCTTCTGGGGCACAGTAGCCTGGAGATGACACGACGCTACTGTGAACTCGCTGATGTCGATGTTCAGAATGCCCATGCCACAGCAAGTCCTGTAGATAATCTCATTCATATTTCTCCTTCAGGCAACGGGGTTGTTACTTGCAAAAAGATTTTCACTGCTTCTGTAAGAACTTGA
- a CDS encoding ParB/RepB/Spo0J family partition protein, which translates to MKIEFKSQDSKLVKLHVADIVPDKNQPRKNIDTEMIKELARSIAETGQIGPIVVRSLKNGKYLIVVGERRWRAAIEAGLQYVDCIVRVDIDDRKALEMQLAENYQREDIPPLDQARAFKTYIDKYEVSQRELSRRTGIPQRTISSRLALLLLPVSMRAQLEAGHIGPHEALMISSFPPSHQDTVLSLVASGKLGGRALKSLCTLSKAEPNVTIDELIQQMEYGSFELSLRTTRVRAPVDSVTPSPNSGKGKSPLSASEWRDLKDLIIVARAIGAKKHEGCECLEDDGRCGYWGWESRESIPEGIGDEAVHPKKDGEWFIKPSILFCAMCSSEALHIAFMTRWKLDHDPLADLQREFTCDCGATGKVAACIKCTECNKETWLGWWPE; encoded by the coding sequence TTGAAAATTGAATTTAAATCACAGGATAGTAAGTTGGTTAAATTGCATGTGGCGGATATCGTTCCCGACAAAAACCAGCCTCGGAAGAACATAGATACAGAAATGATTAAAGAATTGGCACGAAGCATTGCTGAAACAGGTCAGATAGGTCCAATTGTTGTAAGGTCTCTGAAAAACGGTAAATATTTGATTGTTGTCGGTGAGAGACGTTGGAGAGCTGCAATAGAAGCTGGCCTGCAGTATGTGGATTGTATCGTAAGAGTAGATATCGATGATCGCAAAGCTCTTGAGATGCAGTTAGCTGAAAACTATCAGCGCGAGGATATTCCTCCTCTAGATCAGGCTCGGGCTTTCAAAACTTACATCGACAAGTACGAGGTGTCACAAAGAGAGCTGTCAAGGCGAACTGGGATTCCGCAACGTACGATTTCCTCTAGGCTAGCCTTGCTTTTACTTCCAGTGAGCATGCGTGCTCAATTAGAGGCTGGCCACATAGGGCCGCACGAAGCTCTCATGATTTCAAGCTTTCCACCAAGCCATCAGGACACCGTGTTATCTCTGGTGGCATCTGGGAAACTGGGTGGTAGGGCTCTTAAAAGCTTGTGTACCTTGAGCAAAGCAGAACCGAACGTGACAATCGATGAGCTCATACAGCAGATGGAATATGGGTCCTTCGAGCTATCCTTGCGGACTACTAGAGTACGCGCACCTGTTGATTCCGTTACCCCATCGCCTAACTCTGGAAAAGGCAAATCACCACTGTCGGCGAGCGAGTGGCGGGACCTCAAGGACCTGATCATAGTAGCCAGAGCAATCGGAGCTAAGAAACATGAGGGATGTGAGTGCCTTGAAGATGACGGCAGGTGCGGATATTGGGGTTGGGAGAGCCGAGAAAGCATTCCGGAAGGAATCGGTGACGAAGCCGTGCATCCTAAAAAGGATGGAGAATGGTTTATAAAACCATCAATCTTGTTTTGCGCTATGTGCAGCAGCGAAGCCCTGCACATAGCCTTCATGACAAGGTGGAAACTTGACCATGACCCTCTCGCCGACCTGCAACGCGAATTCACGTGTGACTGTGGAGCAACAGGAAAAGTCGCAGCATGTATTAAATGTACCGAGTGTAACAAGGAGACCTGGCTAGGATGGTGGCCCGAATAA
- a CDS encoding DUF2520 domain-containing protein produces the protein MRPKNAPTIGFIGAGTTGTALAVRLAQQGYQVIAVSSRSLTSAEKLAGRINGCQAYKAVQEVADVAQLVFITTPDDTISKVAAETKWHNGQSVVHCSGAHSIDILEPAKQLGANVGCFHPLQTFASVDQAIENIPGSTFAIEAEEPLSSTLKEMATVLEGDWVILKAGDKVLYHAAAVFACNYLVTLVKLATDLWQTFEVPSAQATKALMPLLRGTLSNIENVGLPNCLTGPIARGDLGTISRHLESLEKQAPSLLSIYKELGLQTVPIAQAKGKIDSKRAEELKALLR, from the coding sequence ATGAGACCAAAGAATGCGCCGACAATTGGTTTTATAGGTGCCGGGACAACAGGTACGGCACTGGCTGTAAGGCTGGCGCAGCAAGGATACCAGGTAATTGCCGTATCCAGTCGGAGCTTGACCTCAGCAGAAAAGCTGGCTGGAAGGATAAACGGCTGCCAGGCTTACAAAGCAGTCCAAGAGGTAGCCGATGTCGCTCAGCTTGTTTTCATTACCACCCCAGACGACACCATTTCCAAGGTAGCTGCTGAGACCAAATGGCACAATGGACAAAGCGTGGTTCACTGCAGTGGCGCCCACTCCATTGACATTTTGGAACCAGCAAAACAGCTAGGAGCTAACGTAGGCTGTTTCCATCCCCTGCAGACTTTTGCCAGCGTTGACCAGGCAATAGAGAATATACCAGGTTCCACCTTCGCCATTGAAGCTGAAGAGCCACTATCGTCCACACTTAAGGAGATGGCTACCGTTTTAGAAGGAGATTGGGTAATCCTCAAGGCTGGTGATAAAGTGCTATACCATGCGGCAGCCGTCTTCGCCTGCAACTATCTGGTGACTCTGGTCAAACTAGCTACAGACTTATGGCAGACATTTGAGGTACCGTCAGCACAAGCAACCAAAGCCTTGATGCCTCTGCTACGGGGCACGTTAAGCAATATCGAAAACGTCGGCTTGCCAAACTGCCTCACCGGACCCATCGCCAGAGGCGACCTGGGCACTATAAGCAGACATCTAGAATCGTTAGAAAAACAAGCGCCATCACTGCTTAGCATCTACAAAGAGTTGGGGCTGCAGACCGTACCGATCGCACAGGCTAAAGGGAAAATAGATTCGAAAAGAGCAGAAGAGCTAAAAGCTTTACTGAGATAA
- a CDS encoding MFS transporter has protein sequence MRKQQQLTERKRIFGLNPNIFFLGLVSFLTDVSSEMIFTLLPLFLANILGAAAVVIGFIEGVAESTASLLKVVSGWLSDRLGKRKFLAFVGYGLSTLAKPFMYIATNWGLVLGVRFADRFGKGVRTAPRDALVADSVSAEQRGKAFGFHRAMDTSGAAMGLVFAAIVVFFLQSGTLELIRGTYQWLVLIGIIPAVLSLFIFFFIREAKKNSSPQSYSECLPKSSQDTKTGFDNRFKLFLGIMFLFTLGNSSDAFLILRAQNLGNPVLYILLMLILFNVVYATVSIPAGILSDRLGRRRIIVLGWLIYALVYLGFAVTSASWHIWLLFALYGVYYGLAEGVARAFVADLVPEDRCGTAYGLFHGVVGITLLPASIIAGWLWQTISPAAPFYFGAGLAFLAMIGLLALVRE, from the coding sequence ATGAGGAAGCAGCAACAACTTACGGAACGTAAACGCATTTTTGGACTTAACCCAAACATATTTTTCCTGGGGCTTGTGAGTTTTCTCACTGATGTCAGCAGTGAGATGATTTTCACACTTCTTCCTTTGTTTCTGGCCAATATACTGGGAGCGGCTGCAGTTGTCATTGGCTTTATTGAGGGAGTGGCTGAAAGCACAGCCTCTTTGCTCAAAGTTGTCAGCGGCTGGCTCAGCGACAGGCTGGGCAAACGTAAATTCTTAGCTTTTGTCGGTTACGGGTTGTCTACTCTGGCTAAACCATTTATGTATATAGCCACAAACTGGGGGCTGGTGTTGGGGGTGAGATTTGCCGACCGCTTCGGCAAGGGTGTACGCACGGCACCACGTGATGCGCTGGTAGCCGATTCTGTTTCGGCTGAGCAGCGAGGCAAAGCCTTTGGATTTCATAGGGCTATGGATACCTCCGGCGCTGCCATGGGGCTTGTTTTTGCCGCCATTGTCGTCTTCTTTCTCCAGAGTGGTACTCTGGAGCTGATTCGAGGCACTTATCAGTGGCTGGTGCTGATTGGCATTATCCCGGCAGTGCTGTCGCTGTTTATTTTTTTCTTTATTCGCGAGGCTAAGAAAAATTCAAGCCCGCAGAGCTACTCTGAGTGTTTGCCAAAAAGCTCTCAGGACACGAAGACTGGCTTTGATAATCGATTCAAGCTTTTTCTGGGCATAATGTTTTTATTTACTTTAGGCAATTCCAGCGATGCTTTTCTCATTCTGAGAGCACAGAACCTGGGTAACCCTGTACTCTATATACTCTTGATGCTCATACTGTTTAATGTCGTCTACGCAACAGTTTCCATACCTGCTGGAATACTGTCAGACAGGTTGGGCAGACGTAGAATTATAGTGCTTGGGTGGTTGATTTATGCTCTCGTTTATCTTGGCTTCGCCGTGACATCTGCCTCGTGGCATATATGGCTGCTTTTTGCCCTATATGGAGTCTACTATGGGCTTGCCGAAGGTGTAGCGCGAGCTTTTGTCGCTGACTTAGTGCCTGAAGACAGGTGCGGCACCGCCTATGGTCTTTTTCATGGTGTAGTTGGCATCACTCTCTTACCGGCCAGTATCATAGCCGGATGGCTGTGGCAGACAATCAGTCCGGCAGCGCCCTTCTATTTCGGAGCTGGCTTAGCATTCCTGGCGATGATTGGATTGCTAGCGCTGGTTCGCGAGTGA